The stretch of DNA TGGAAGAAGGCGCACCGCGAGGCTTTCGGCTCGAGCGGTGGAGCGGGAACCTCTCGACGCGCGATCAACTTCGTGGGAACGCTCCCGGAGAGCATCTTGCGGGGCGAAGTCGTCTTCGTCGACGGGCGCCTCGTCGCCTTTGCCTTCGGAGGAGAGATCCGCCCTGGACTAGCGTGTTCCTTCGAGCGGAAGTGCGACACGTCGATTCCAGGGCTCGGCTATTTCCAGCTGCGTAGCCTGTTTCGGAGCTTCGGCGGTGTCGAAATGATCAACGACGGAACCGATACCGGACGTGAAGGACTTCGCCAGCTGAAGACGAGTTTTCGGCCGATCGAGATGCACGTCGAGTATAGGGCGCGGCAGGGATCTTTGAGGAGGAGCGATCGATAATCGCCGCAACGCCCACGGACGAGCGACTTCGATGCATCTTGCAGTCCGTTCCTTGTTTTCGGTGACTTCTGGAGTTCACTTCACCACACCCGCCTCGTTCGAACATCTTGCCTGGCGAGTCGATCAGCTGCATCCCTCGCCCGCGCAACGGGATAACAGTGGCTGGAAAAGCGGTTGGATGTCGTCAGACAGCCTGCAATCACGACGACTGTCAGATCCGATCGTGACTACTACATCTTAGCCAGAGCTATCCCGAGTCCGGAAGCTTTTGACGACGTACACCCGTGGCCACGGACCCCTAATCTCGCGCCGTCGGTGCGATTACGATCGAGGTGTCGGAATCACACCGTTTTCGCGCAGACGCTCGCGATCGGTCGAGTCGTGACCTAACTCCGCGAGGATCTCGTCCGTGTGCTCTGCATAGAGCGCTGGTGCTGACGACGGTTCGAACGGGGTCGCAGAGAACTGGAGCGGCGGCCGCGCCCTGCGGTAGCTCCCGTACACCGGGTGCTCACCTTCCAGGACCCCGCGGTTGTGGAGGATCTGCGGGTCTTCGAATACCTCGGACTGAGTGAGGATCGGCGCCGCTGGAACCTGGTGCGCTACCAGTCGCTCGTAGGCCTCGGCGGTCGTGAGTTTGGCCAGGCCCTCGCTCATCGCCTGGATTCTGGCCTTCTGATTGGCTTCCTTGAGGCTGGCGCGGCCGCGCTGGTTCGGGTGGTCCGCTAGATCGGCGCGGCCCACAGCGCGCAGTCCATCCCGCAACTGGTCCGATGTCGCCATCCATGCCGCGAGTTGACCGTCGGATGTCGTCAACAGCTGAAAGAGCTCGCCGGGTGTCATGGGGTTCTCGACGCCTTCGCCTAACAAGGTGTGTCGCATCATGCCATCCGGCCAGAAAAAGGATAGGGCTGCGTCGAGCATCGCCACGCGCACGTGCTGCCCTCCGGCTCCGCGCTCGCGGGCCAAAAGCGCCGCCGTGATGCCCTGGGCGAGTTGATGAGACGTAGCCTTGTCGACGACCGCGTTGCGAACGAGGTCTGGGACCGGAACCTCGGGATTCGTCTGCGAGGAGATGTAGCCGGTCAGCGCCTGGAAGATGGGATCGTAGCTGCGGCGTTGCGCGTAGGGGCCATCGTCGCCATAACCGGTGACCGATGCATACACGAGGCCCGGGTTGATCTCCCGCAGGTCCGCCTCGCCGACGCCCAATCGCTCTGCGGCGCCCGGGCGCCAGTTCTGCACGAAGACGTCCGCGCCACGGACCAGCTCGCGGAGGATCTCGACGCCCTCCTTCGATTTCAGGTTCAGGCCGATCGAGCGCTTGCCGTGGTTGCAATTTGCGTAAAGCGCCGCCATGCCCGCGCGATGGCTGACGATCTGGCGAGACGACTCGCCGTGATTCGGCGGCTCGACCTTGATCACGTCGGCACCCTGATCGGCCAGGATCATGGAAGCGAGCGGACCGGAGATCATTTCACTTACATCGATGACACGGAATCCAGACAGTGGTCCAGGCATGGGGCAAGCATGAGGCAGATCCGTTTCGATCTCAAGCAAGCCCGCTTCCTGTTCGACGCCGGTCGTGCGACCCCGTACAGTGCCCCTCATGTCGCAACCCGATATCGGCCGTCCAGAAGAGCGGATCGCGATCGAACGCCACGGCGCTGGTGAACCACTCGTGCTCACGCACGGATTCGGCGATTCTGCAACGACCTGGTCCGGGATCCGTCCGATTCTGTCCAAACACTATGAGACCTGGTCCTGGGATCTGCTCGGCCACGGGCGCTCTGCCCGACCGACCTCGGAACAGGAGTACTCCCCGCAGATCGCGCTCGCGGATCTCGAATCGATCATCAGCGCAGCCGGGCAGGACGTGGTGTTGATAGGCCACTCCCTGGGCGGCTATCTGTCGCAATACCGATGCGCGAGTAGTCTGGAGCGGGTTCGCGGCCTCGTGTTGATCGCGACGGGTCCGGGTTTCCGCTCACAGGCCAAGCGAGAGCGCTGGAACCAGTACGTGCGCGAGGGTTCCGACCGATTCGACGCGCCGGATGTGGCCACGAGAATGGCCGAGATGCACGACGATCTCGTGATGGCGAATCTCGAAAAACTCCGTATTCCGATCCTGCAGATCTGCGGCGGGCGCGACGAGGGTTACCACAGCGCGCTCGAAGTCCTGGAGCAACGAGCTCCGTCGGTCGAATCGATGATCGTTCCGGGTGCCGGACATCACGTGCATCGCAGCCATGCACCCGAAGTCGCCGCGCGAATCCTGACTTTCCTGGAGCAGCTCGGCTGACGACCGTGCGCGCCCTGGCCCCGGAGTCGTCGAAAGACCCTTGGCGCCGTCAGTAGCTGCGGGGCAGACCGAGCACGTGCTCGGACACGAAGTTCAGGATCATCTCGTTGGAAATGGGTGCGATGCGCGACATGCGGGACTCGCGCCAGTATCGCTCCACATTACATTCCTTCGCATAACCCATTCCGCCGAAGGTCTGCACG from bacterium encodes:
- a CDS encoding CoA transferase, which translates into the protein MLEIETDLPHACPMPGPLSGFRVIDVSEMISGPLASMILADQGADVIKVEPPNHGESSRQIVSHRAGMAALYANCNHGKRSIGLNLKSKEGVEILRELVRGADVFVQNWRPGAAERLGVGEADLREINPGLVYASVTGYGDDGPYAQRRSYDPIFQALTGYISSQTNPEVPVPDLVRNAVVDKATSHQLAQGITAALLARERGAGGQHVRVAMLDAALSFFWPDGMMRHTLLGEGVENPMTPGELFQLLTTSDGQLAAWMATSDQLRDGLRAVGRADLADHPNQRGRASLKEANQKARIQAMSEGLAKLTTAEAYERLVAHQVPAAPILTQSEVFEDPQILHNRGVLEGEHPVYGSYRRARPPLQFSATPFEPSSAPALYAEHTDEILAELGHDSTDRERLRENGVIPTPRS
- a CDS encoding alpha/beta fold hydrolase, translated to MSQPDIGRPEERIAIERHGAGEPLVLTHGFGDSATTWSGIRPILSKHYETWSWDLLGHGRSARPTSEQEYSPQIALADLESIISAAGQDVVLIGHSLGGYLSQYRCASSLERVRGLVLIATGPGFRSQAKRERWNQYVREGSDRFDAPDVATRMAEMHDDLVMANLEKLRIPILQICGGRDEGYHSALEVLEQRAPSVESMIVPGAGHHVHRSHAPEVAARILTFLEQLG